Sequence from the Myxococcales bacterium genome:
AAAAGCTCCTGGCCAAAGGCCCGCCGCTGTCGCATGTTCCGGGCGCGTTGGCGCCTCCCAAAGGGCGCCGCGAGACCCCGTCATGATCGCCCGCCTGCTCCTCGTCCTGATTCGCGGCTACCAGCTCGCGATCTCGCCGCTCCTACCGCCGGCGTGTCGCTTCGAGCCGTCGTGCTCTCGTTACGCGGCCGGCTGCGTCGCGAAACACGGCGCAGCCCGCGGCGCCTTGCTTTCGCTGCTGCGCGTGTGTAAGTGCCACCCGCTGCATCGGGGCGGCTATGACCCGGTGCCCGCCACCTTCCGGTGGCGGTCCCGAACCGACGCAGCAACGCCGCCCTCCACCGAACCGACCGTCTGACCGACGCCCCGCGACCGAGCCCGTTCTTCGCCCATGGATCGCAACACCATTCTGCGCTGGGTCGTCATCGCCTCCGGCGTCCTGCTTTTCTATCACTTCCTTTGGCCCAAATTTTCTGGCCAGTCGGAAGGCAAACACCAGCCGATCCCCGTCGAGCAATACGTCGACGCGCCAGGCTTTCCGCCGGACGTCCTGGACACGCCGGGACCGGGCCGCGACCGCTCCACGACGCCACCGGAAGGTGAGCTCTGCACCATCAAGGGGACGCGCTTCGTCGCCGAGCTCTCCGCACGCGGCGCCGGTGTGAAGCACTTCAGGCTCCAGGATCGCTACGCCAACACCGAGGCCGCCGACATGTCGACGACCCCGGATCACGAGCGCTGGCGTTCGCTGCGGACGTTGTTCCGCGCCGAGGGCGCAAACGATCAACTCAAGTTCGATCGCTTCCCCTGGAAGGTCGAGTCGCTCGACGGCAAGGCGTGCCGCTTCACGTACACCGACGAGACCCTCGTTCAGATCACCAAGACGGTCACCGCGAGCGCGCGGCCCTTCGAGCTCGACGTCGAGACCACGATCCAGAACCTCGCCGACGCGCCCAAGCGTCACCGCTTCTCCATCGAGACCTTCGCCTTCCGGCGAAACAAGGAGATCGCCGGGCACCTCGGCTCCGTCTCGCCGTTCATCACGGAAGTGGCGTGCGCGACCTCAAAAGAGGTCACGCGGCACAACAAGGACGACTTCAAAGAGGGCTGGCTCAACGTCCCCGGCACCGATCGCTTCGCCGCGGTGACCGACTACTACTTCGGCAAGGCCCTCGTCCCCGTCGGCGGCGCCGCCGAGTGCGGCATCCTAGCCGAAGACTGGTACGCGGCGGGACAGGCTCGCGACCACGAGGAAGCCGGCGCCGTTTACCACGCACGGCTCGCCTACGCGGCGCAGGAGCTCGCACCCAAGGCTGTAGCGACGTATCGGCAAGCCGCGTTCTTCGGCCCTAAGGAGCGCGAGGTGCTCACGCACGCCGCAGGACAAGCCAAGGGCCTCGGCGACCTCATCAACCTCGGCTTCTTCGCCGGTGGCGAAGGTTCTCGTCGGCATTCTGCAGTTCTTCCACGACCACGTGACGCTCCAGAACTGGGGCCTCGCGATCATCCTGATGACGGTGTGCCTCCGCACCGCGCTCTTCCCGCTCTCGGTGAAGCAGATCAGGACGAGCTTCGCGATGCGTCGCCTCAAGCCCGAGGTCGACGCGCTCAACGTGAAGTTTGCCGACGATCCGCAGGCCAAAAACATGGCCATGATGGAGCTCTGGCGGAAACACGGCGTGAACCCCCTCGGCGGCTGCTTGCCGCAGATGGCGCAAATGCCCGTGTGGTTCGCGATGTACACGACGCTCCAGACGGCCGTCGAGATGTACCACACGAAGTTTTTGTGGTTCCAAGACCTGTCGGCGCCAGACCGCTTCTTCGTCTTGCCGGTCATCTTGGGCGCGCTCATGATCCTCCAGCAACGGCTCGTGCCGATGCAGGGCATGGACCCGATGCAACAGAAAATGATGACCTACCTGATGCCAGCGGTCTTCATGATCATGATGCTGTTTCTGCCGGCAGCCCTTGGCGTATACATGATGACCAACAGCGTGCTCGGCATCGTCCAGCAGCTGGTGGTCGAGCGCTTCGCTCCCAAATCAGGCTCGGCACCGCCGGGCGAAATTGGGGTGAAGCCGCTCGGCAAGGACAAGGGCCAAAAGCCCGGGTCCTCTCTCGGAAAGGAAAAGGCGAGTGTCTGACGTCACCGACACGACCACGGTCAGCGATTCTCCCAATGCCCCGGCGGGCACATCGATCGATGGACAAACGGACCGAGCGCTCGCGTTCGTTCGCACGCTCCTCGAGAAGATGGACATGAACGCCGAGGTCGTCGTCGCCCCCGACGATGGCGAAGGCGAAGGCGAGGAGATCCGCCTCGAGATCGAAGGGCCCGACGCAGGCCGCATCATCGGCAAGCGCGGCTCGGTCCTCGAAGCCATCCAGTACCTCACGATGCGCGTCGTGCAGCGGCTCGGCGAACCGCGTCGCCACATCTCCGTCGACGCGGAAGGCTACCGGGCGCGCCACGAAGAACAGCTCTCGGCCATGGCCAAGAAGCTCGCCGAGCGCGTCGCCGCGGAAGGCAAGGTCATCACCTTCGATCCGATGTCGCCGCGCGATCGACGCGTCGTGCACATGGCCGTCAAGGACATGCCCGGCGTCCGCACGGAGTCGAGCGGCGAAGGCTCGGACCGGCGCGTGCAACTCATCCCCACGTCCCCCCGAGCTGCCAGCGCCGCGCCCGCGGCCGGTGCAGCTCCTGCCCCGCCCGCGCGACCCTCGGGCGGCGGCGGACGCGGTCCCGGCGGTGGCGGTGGTCGGCCCGGCGGTGGCGGCGGGCGTGGTCCTGGCGGCCCGCGCAAGCCGCGCGAACCGCGCAGCTGAGCGTCAAGGCCCATGCGGAAGTTATGGCTCGTCCCGACGCTCATGGCGTGGGCCCTCGTGCCGACGGCCTCCGCTTCGTGCAGCGACGACGAGGGGGACGACCCGACCCTCGCGTCGAACGACGCTGCGAGCGACGTCTCCGCAGACGCGGATCCTTGCAGCACGTACACGCACGTTGGCGAGGCGTGTCGCGTCGCGCCGACGCTGCGCTGCTTTCCGCAGTGCGCCACCGGCGGGTGCTTCTGCGCCGGTGGCCTGTGGCAGTGCCGCACGGACTTCTCTTGCGAGCCCGAGACGGGACCGCTCGTCGACACGGGAGCACCACCGCCACCTGACGCGACGGATGACGCGACGGATGACGCGACGGCACCGGACGACGCCGGCGACGCCTCCGCGCTCGACGCGACGCCAGACGCGGCGCCGATCGATGCACAGGCGGATTCAGCGAACGACGCGGAGAGCGACGCGTCGACCGACGCGCCCGCGGATGCGAGCGACGCGGGCTGAGTTCGCGCCTGAGTTCCTCGTCTGACGCGATCGCGTGGCGCCAGCGGCCTGAATCGACGTCGTCTGCCCGCCGGCCGCGACGGTGGCACAAGGCGGCACGGGGCCCGCACCGCAAGAGATGAGAATTCCTCGAGTTGGCGGCGGCATCATCCGTGCTTAGGCAGACGAGCCACGCCACCGCGGCCAAAGGATCCCATGACGCTCGTCCCCTGCGCTCAATGCCTCCGTCACATCAAAGTCGACGACCACGCCTGCCCGTTTTGCGCGGCCGCCACGCCGCGCGTCGCGCCGCGCACGCTGCCGACGCGCAGGCTCGACCGATGGGCCACGTTCACCTTCGCGGCGGCCGTGTCCGTGGCCGCCTGCGGTGACGTCGCCGATGACGGAACGAACAAGGACGACGGCGGGACCTTGCTCACGGAGGCCGGCGCTGATGCTGGCCCCAAGGACGGTGGAGGGCTTCAATCGGCCTACGGTCTGCCGCCGCCCGACGGAGGTCGCGACGCCGCCCGCGACACGGGCCCCAAAGACGATGGCGGCCTGCAGGCCGCGTACGGACTTCCGCCCGACGGGGGCAACGTTCAGCCGCCGTACGGCTTGCCGCCCATGGACGCGGGCATCTTCCCCGCGTACGGCTTGCCGGTCTTCGACGGCGGCAACGACTGATCCTCGAAAAGCGATCGCCTGAGCGCCGCCCGTTGCGCCAAGTTTGCGCGGCGCCTTTCTACAACGTGGGCCCGCTGAAAGCGCGACCGTTGGGCGTACCATCGCCCCATGAGCGTGCTCGAGTGGACAAGGCGCCGATTGCACCTCGCCGAGGCGCCGCGGCCCATCGATGCGCTGCGCGAGGGCGGCGCGCGCGGTGTCTCGGGACTCCCCATCGCCTGGGAAGACGGGGTCCGTACATTTTATGATCAACTGCATGAATTGCAGACGGCCTGCGTAGGCACCGCTTGCGCAAGCGCACGGCACGCGCTCTCCGGCAACGGCGGGAGCGCCGAGACGCCAGGGATCCATTGCCTGGGTCGGTGTTACGAAGCGCCGGCGAGTATCCTCACGCGCGCGCGGCCGATTCCGCGGTGCTCGCTTGCGCCCACGCCGGTCGTCTTGCGTCACGTGCTCGGCCCCACACGCCCCCTCGACGACTACGGCTTGCCCGACGGCGAGACCATCCTCGCGCGACTCGAGGCGTCGGGGCTCCGCGGGCGCGGCGGCGCGGCCTACCCGACGGCGGCCAAATGGCGCGTCGCGGCGCGCACCGAAGCGCCCGATCGGTTCGTGGTCGCCAACGGCGATGAGGGCGATCCCGGCTCGTACGTCGACCGGCTCTTGCTCGAAGAGGCGCCGCACTCGGTCCTCGCCGGCATGCTTGCCTGTGCACGAGCCATCGGCGCGTCGCGAGGCATCGTATTTGTGCGGGGCGAATACCCAGAGGCGGCCAAGCGCGTCTCCGTCGCCATCGAAGAGGCGACGGCCACGGGCGCGCTCGATGGCTTCGCGGTGAGCGTTCTCGTGGGCGCGGGCTCCTACGTCGCCGGCGAAGAAACAGCGCTCCTTCGTTCCATCGAAGGGCTGCGCGCCGAGCCGAGTCCCAAACCTCCCTTCCCCGCCGAGCGAGGCCTCTACGGCCTGCCGACGGTCGTTCAAAACATCGAGACGCTCTCCGTCGTGCCAGCCATCGTGCGCGCCGAAACGCCCGCCGGGCAAACTGGAGCACGCAGCGAAGGGCGCGCCAAAGCGGTGTGCGTGTCGGGCGCCGTCGTGAGCCCCGGGGTCGTCGAGATCGAGCTCGGGACGCCGCTTCGCGACGTTCTTGTCGCAGGCGCCGGCGGCGCGCCCGCGGGCCGGTCGTGGAAGATGGCGCTCGTCGGCGGGCCGATGGGGCGCGTCGTGGCGGCGCACGAGTTCGACGTTGCCTTGTCATACGACGCGCTGCCGGGCATGGGTCACGGCGGCATCGTCGTCTTCGACGAGACGGTGCGGATCCGGAGGCTTGCCGAGCACCTCTTTGCCTTCGCGGCCAGCGAGTCCTGCGGCGCTTGCACGCCGTGCCGAGTGGGCACGGCCAAGCTGAAGGAGATGCCTACGCTCGCGGACCTTGAACGGCTCATGGAGACTCTGGAGATGGGGAGCATGTGCGGTTTCGGTCAAGGGGCGCCGCGCCCCATTCGTGATCTCGTGCGTCTCTACGGCAGCGAGGTGCTCGCGTGATGCACGTCGATGGCGCCCCTATCGCCGCGCAAGGCTCGGTCCTCGACGCGTGCCGAAACGCGAAGGCGAACGTGCCCACCCATTGCAAGGACGAGCGCCTCCAAGCGGGCGGGCATTGCCGTGGCTGCATCGTCGAGATCGACGGCCGCTACGTCGCCGCGTGCACGACGCCAGCCCGAGCCGGCATGCACGTTCTGACCGAGACACCTCGCTTGCTCGCGTACCGGGAGCACCTCGGCACCCTCGTGGAGCAAGAGAAAGAGGAGCGAGCGGCCCGATCGGTGGCCCGGGCCTCCGTCGTCAACCGCTCGACCGACGAGAGCCACCCCTACCTCCGCATCGATCTCGACAAGTGCACCCTGTGTCGACTCTGCGTCCGCGCCTGCGCCGACCTCCAAGGTCAGTTTGTCTTCGCCGTGAAGGGTCGAGGCGCCGAGAGCGAGCTCACGTGGGGCGGCGGTGCGTTCTCCGAGACCGACTGCGTGAGCTGCGGCGCCTGCGCATCGGCGTGCCCGACGGGCGCCATCTCAGACATTGACCGGGCGCGCCTCAAGGGTGACCGAGCGCTCGGCCGAACGGTGAGAACGACCTGTTCGTACTGCGGCGTCGGCTGCCAACTCGACGCGCATGTCTCAGCGACCGGTGACGACGTCGTTCAAATCGACGGCGCCGCCTCGTCGGTCAATCACGGGCACCTGTGCGTCAAGGGCCGCTACGCCCACGGCTTCACGCGGCACAAGGACCGCCTCCGCTCACCGCTCTTGCGAAAAGGCGGCGTCCTGACCGAAGTGGGCTGGGACGAAGCCCTCGACTACGCCGCGCGCGAAATCGGGCGCCTGCGCGGCTCCATGGCGGGCCTCTCGTCGTCGCGCTGCACGAACGAGGAGAACTACCTCGTTCAGAAGTGGATGCGTGCGGGGCTCGGCACGAACCACGTCGACTGTTGCGCTCGCGTGTGCCACGCGCCCAGCGCGGCGGGCCTCCGCCGAGCGTTCGGCACCGGCGCCGCCACCAACTCGCTCGCCGACATCGAGCGGTCGGACCTCCTGTTCGTCGCCGGTTCAAACGCTACGGAGAGCCATCCCATCACCGGGGCTCGCGTCAAGCAGGCGGTCCTTCGCGGCGCCAAGCTCGTCGTCGTCGACCCGCGCCGCACAGAGTTGGCGTCCATCGCCGACGTGCACCTCATGCTCAGACCCGGCACCAACGTGCCGCTGCTGAACAGCCTGGCGGCGGTGCTCGTCCTAGAAGACCTCGTGGACCATGAGTTCATCGAGGCGCGAACGGAGGGTTTCGCCGCCTATGCCGCGTTCGTTCGTGCCTTCACCCCCGAGGCAACGGAAGCCGTCACGGGCGTCGCCGCGGCAGACGTGCGCCTTGCGGCTCGCATGCTCGCGGCAGCGCGCGCGCCAATGCAACTCCACGGCCTCGGCATGACCGAACACGTGCAGGGCAGCGAGTCGGTCATGCTCCTCTGCAACCTCGCGCTCCTTTGCGGCGCCGTCGGCTCCCTGGGCGTCGGCGTCAATCCTTTGCGCGGTCAGAACAACGTGCAGGGCGCGGCCGACATGGGCTGCCAGCCCGATCTCTTGCCCGGCTACGTTCCGGTCACAGACACGGGCGCGCGTGCCCGCTTCGAGACGGCCTGGGGTCGCCCTATGCCCGCGGAGGCTGGGCTGACCTTGCCTCGCATGTACGAAGCCATCGACACGGGCGTCGTTCGCGGCATGTACCTCTTGGGCGAGGATGTCGTAGCCACCGATCCCGATGCGTCCGTTGTGGCGCGGCGACTCGGCGCACTTGAGCTCCTCATTGTGCAAGAGCTCTTCCTTTCGGAGACGGCGAAGCTCGCTCACCTGGTCCTTCCCGGTGCGAGCTTCCTCGAAAAGGACGGGACGTTCACCAACGGCGAGCGGCGCATTCAGCGGGTGCGCAAGGCCATCGACCCACCGGGCGGTGCGCGCGCCGATTGGGAGATCCTGTGCGACCTCATGACGCGGACCGGGATGCCACAGAGCTTCGCTTCACCGGCGGCGATCTGGGACGAGC
This genomic interval carries:
- the yidD gene encoding membrane protein insertion efficiency factor YidD, which translates into the protein MIARLLLVLIRGYQLAISPLLPPACRFEPSCSRYAAGCVAKHGAARGALLSLLRVCKCHPLHRGGYDPVPATFRWRSRTDAATPPSTEPTV
- a CDS encoding membrane protein insertase YidC; the protein is MAKVLVGILQFFHDHVTLQNWGLAIILMTVCLRTALFPLSVKQIRTSFAMRRLKPEVDALNVKFADDPQAKNMAMMELWRKHGVNPLGGCLPQMAQMPVWFAMYTTLQTAVEMYHTKFLWFQDLSAPDRFFVLPVILGALMILQQRLVPMQGMDPMQQKMMTYLMPAVFMIMMLFLPAALGVYMMTNSVLGIVQQLVVERFAPKSGSAPPGEIGVKPLGKDKGQKPGSSLGKEKASV
- a CDS encoding KH domain-containing protein, whose amino-acid sequence is MSDVTDTTTVSDSPNAPAGTSIDGQTDRALAFVRTLLEKMDMNAEVVVAPDDGEGEGEEIRLEIEGPDAGRIIGKRGSVLEAIQYLTMRVVQRLGEPRRHISVDAEGYRARHEEQLSAMAKKLAERVAAEGKVITFDPMSPRDRRVVHMAVKDMPGVRTESSGEGSDRRVQLIPTSPRAASAAPAAGAAPAPPARPSGGGGRGPGGGGGRPGGGGGRGPGGPRKPREPRS
- a CDS encoding SLBB domain-containing protein — encoded protein: MSVLEWTRRRLHLAEAPRPIDALREGGARGVSGLPIAWEDGVRTFYDQLHELQTACVGTACASARHALSGNGGSAETPGIHCLGRCYEAPASILTRARPIPRCSLAPTPVVLRHVLGPTRPLDDYGLPDGETILARLEASGLRGRGGAAYPTAAKWRVAARTEAPDRFVVANGDEGDPGSYVDRLLLEEAPHSVLAGMLACARAIGASRGIVFVRGEYPEAAKRVSVAIEEATATGALDGFAVSVLVGAGSYVAGEETALLRSIEGLRAEPSPKPPFPAERGLYGLPTVVQNIETLSVVPAIVRAETPAGQTGARSEGRAKAVCVSGAVVSPGVVEIELGTPLRDVLVAGAGGAPAGRSWKMALVGGPMGRVVAAHEFDVALSYDALPGMGHGGIVVFDETVRIRRLAEHLFAFAASESCGACTPCRVGTAKLKEMPTLADLERLMETLEMGSMCGFGQGAPRPIRDLVRLYGSEVLA
- the fdhF gene encoding formate dehydrogenase subunit alpha; this translates as MMHVDGAPIAAQGSVLDACRNAKANVPTHCKDERLQAGGHCRGCIVEIDGRYVAACTTPARAGMHVLTETPRLLAYREHLGTLVEQEKEERAARSVARASVVNRSTDESHPYLRIDLDKCTLCRLCVRACADLQGQFVFAVKGRGAESELTWGGGAFSETDCVSCGACASACPTGAISDIDRARLKGDRALGRTVRTTCSYCGVGCQLDAHVSATGDDVVQIDGAASSVNHGHLCVKGRYAHGFTRHKDRLRSPLLRKGGVLTEVGWDEALDYAAREIGRLRGSMAGLSSSRCTNEENYLVQKWMRAGLGTNHVDCCARVCHAPSAAGLRRAFGTGAATNSLADIERSDLLFVAGSNATESHPITGARVKQAVLRGAKLVVVDPRRTELASIADVHLMLRPGTNVPLLNSLAAVLVLEDLVDHEFIEARTEGFAAYAAFVRAFTPEATEAVTGVAAADVRLAARMLAAARAPMQLHGLGMTEHVQGSESVMLLCNLALLCGAVGSLGVGVNPLRGQNNVQGAADMGCQPDLLPGYVPVTDTGARARFETAWGRPMPAEAGLTLPRMYEAIDTGVVRGMYLLGEDVVATDPDASVVARRLGALELLIVQELFLSETAKLAHLVLPGASFLEKDGTFTNGERRIQRVRKAIDPPGGARADWEILCDLMTRTGMPQSFASPAAIWDELRTVVPAFRGASYARLEGDGLQWPVPSEDHDGTPTLHVDQFVRGRAAFSEVAFRPSPALASTRPLQLITGRVLAHYNSGSMTRRSANVALAPHDALEMHPKDALARGIRDGDRVVVLSDYGEAHVKAFLTDSVREGTLFLSFHFPESGTNRVTSDLVDGIADTPEYKLTAVDVRLVD